From a region of the Asterias amurensis chromosome 2, ASM3211899v1 genome:
- the LOC139954530 gene encoding uncharacterized protein, whose product MKKRTKYTDISRSDVELHDGESSSAATSSQSAYQSTSSMPATRLTTAGKVVAALRNGDLEGQVRNFGRHLRRPGPDDQVVLDQLLDGLDDLSSVDKYSYCRIVQRLGETLLEHCLGYLCTDVGNPDVCLDLKMQNVLRILWMSCLYTPALQRIAHAGMDLIPMMNRLILSCLRTSENLRENKTNSRHEQERQRKISRESMSSASEDLVAPSYSMSSIVVSALAISYNCLYASWDREVMVVCCQCGFIRTVVSLLSRTRNIIIGEVCLRILDLIGECGGNTSTALLKEYQVMKEASRLWHYMVRRDMITKSGFLVAGLIAQLGGNLRHGDGTYNWPCNPGTGNKRTALFRTPHLKMIRWCSSPGCGRSEEQSGQKFRLCSRCRLSRYCSEDCQRYHWNRGHKVECFPILSRDHSFTVEEEQS is encoded by the coding sequence ATGAAAAAGAGAACGAAATACACGGACATTTCCCGCTCAGACGTGGAGCTACACGATGGGGAAAGCTCGAGTGCGGCAACGAGTAGCCAGAGCGCGTACCAGAGCACGAGTAGCATGCCGGCCACTCGGCTCACCACGGCCGGTAAAGTGGTGGCCGCGCTCCGCAATGGTGATCTGGAGGGACAGGTCAGGAACTTCGGCCGTCATCTCAGGCGCCCTGGACCCGATGACCAGGTGGTGTTAGACCAGCTACTAGACGGACTGGACGATCTCAGCTCCGTGGATAAATACTCGTATTGCCGTATTGTACAACGTCTAGGGGAGACTCTCTTAGAACACTGCTTAGGATACTTGTGCACTGATGTTGGCAACCCCGATGTCTGTCTGGATCTAAAGATGCAAAATGTGCTGAGAATTCTCTGGATGTCTTGTCTTTACACGCCAGCATTGCAGAGAATTGCTCATGCTGGAATGGACCTCATCCCAATGATGAACAGACTCATCTTATCGTGTCTCAGAACATCAGAGAATCTCAGAGAGAATAAGACAAACAGTAGACACGAACAAGAGAGGCAGCGTAAGATAAGCCGGGAGTCCATGTCGTCAGCGTCAGAGGATCTTGTTGCACCTTCTTACAGTATGAGCAGCATTGTTGTATCAGCCCTCGCTATTTCCTACAACTGCCTCTATGCATCGTGGGATCGTGAAGTCATGGTGGTGTGCTGCCAATGTGGATTCATCCGGACCGTGGTGAGTCTACTCAGCCGTACTAGGAACATAATCATCGGGGAGGTTTGCCTGAGAATCCTGGATCTAATTGGGGAGTGTGGTGGGAACACGTCCACGGCACTCCTGAAGGAGTACCAGGTCATGAAGGAGGCGAGTAGGCTATGGCATTACATGGTCCGCCGTGATATGATCACCAAATCAGGGTTCCTTGTGGCCGGGTTGATCGCCCAACTCGGAGGGAACCTCCGGCACGGGGATGGCACCTACAACTGGCCGTGTAATCCAGGGACAGGGAACAAGCGAACGGCACTCTTCCGTACCCCTCACCTCAAGATGATCCGGTGGTGTTCCTCCCCCGGATGCGGTCGTTCCGAGGAGCAGTCAGGCCAGAAGTTCCGGCTGTGTTCACGGTGTCGGCTAAGCCGATACTGTAGTGAGGACTGTCAGAGGTATCACTGGAACCGTGGACACAAAGTCGAGTGCTTCCCGATTCTGTCGAGGGATCATAGCTTTACTGTGGAGGAGGAACAGAGTTAA